The Lachnospiraceae bacterium KM106-2 nucleotide sequence AGTGTACTGTATCCGATGCCGAGATTTTCAGCACATCCGTGTACGCCAAGATCTGCGTGATCTTGATAATACTGAATTGCATCAAGTTTGAATTGTTTGTCATGTTGCTTTGCCATATGAGTTCCTCCTTCAGCAGGTATCTTTATTATACCATGCAAATATATATTTGAGATTTCTCATTTTGGCTTGTACTATTTATATTCTAACATCAAGCTGTTTCCAAAATAAATATCTCTGGATCATTAAAAATATTATACTTTCCATCCATTACTTTCGACAAGTAGGGAAAGAAAAATAATCATTCAAAATACAAAAGGATGTATCACGATAATTCTGGCATTACCTTGACGCATCCTTTCGTGTTGTATTTTTTGATTCTTCTTAATGACCGCTATGGCTTCCGCATCCATGCTCACCACATGTATGTCCTTCCCCATGGTTGTGCTCATGGTGAGAACACTTCACATCCGGATTATACTCAAGTGTTTCATTGATAAAAGCTTCTACCGCTTTATCTGCATCTCCTGAAACTCCTCCGAAAAGCTTAATTCCTGCTGCCGCTAATGCTGTCTGTGCACCGCCTCCGATTCCACCACAGATCAGAACATCTGCATTCAACGCATTAAGAACTCCCGCCAATGCACCATGTCCGCTTCCATTCGTATCTACTACTTCTGAATGTACTACTTTTCCTTCCTCTACATCGTAAATCTTAAATGTCTCTGTGTGTCCAAAGTGCTGGAAAATCTGTCCATTTTCATATGTTACTGCTATTCTCATAATACCTTCTCCTTTTTCTTCTGCATATTTTTTGTAAATTTCCTGTTTGTAACATCCTCCAAAGCTGCAGTTGCTGCTCTGACCATCACAAATTCTGAAATCCCCACCCTCGATTCTGAGTGGATATCCATCAATGAGAGCATCTGCTATTTTCTTTCTGGCAATCTCGTAAATCCGTTGGACCGTAGTTCTTGCGATCTGCATAGATTCTGCACACTGCTCCTGACTGTAACCTTTCTTGTCCAAAAGACGGATTGTCTCGTACTCATCTACCGTCAGAACAATGGGCGTTTTTTTCTCAGTATCATCTGCCGGAAGAAATTCTAAAACATTTGGGAAATGGCAGACTTTTCTACATTTTACTGGTCTCGGCATGAAATTGCTCCTTTCTCGCTTTTCTTATATAATAGTTCTATAAATGGCATATGTCAATTATTCGATTGACGCATCTTAAAAAAGCAAGTATACTATGTTCATAAAGGAGATAACTATTATGAGCTTCGAAAATTATTTTCCACTATGGAATGACTTAAATACAGCACAGAAAAAACTAATTTCAGACAATTTGATCACACAGCATGTGAAAAAAGGAACAGTCATTCACAACGGGAACATGGATTGTACCGGATTATTACTGGTTAAATCCGGTCAGCTTCGAACTTACATACTTTCAGATGAAGGACGAGAAATTACACTTTACCGTCTGTTCGATATGGATATGTGTCTTTTATCCGCCTCATGTATCATACACTCCATTCAATTTGAAGTAACCATTGAAGCAGAAAAAGATACTGATCTTTGGATCATCCCTGCTGAAATCTATAAAGGCATCATGAAGGATTCTGCTCCTGTCGCAAACTATACCAATGAGTTAATGGCTACCCGTTTTTCTGATGTCATGTGGCTGATTGAACAAATCATGTGGAAGAGTTTGGATAAGCGTGTTGCTACATTTCTTTTAGAAGAGTCCTCTATCGAAGGAACAAACGAGCTGAAAATCACTCATGAGACGATTGCTAATCATCTTGGTTCCCACAGGGAAGTTATCACTCGAATGCTTCGATACTTTCAAGGCGAGGGTCTCGTCAAACTCTCCCGCGGCAAAATCACAATCCTTGAACCAAAAAGACTGGAAACACTCCAAAGGTCATAAAACTGTTTTTCTGTAACATATAAAGAAGAATCCTCCATTTGTCAGAATTATGAAAGTCATTCTAATAAATGGGGGATCTTTTTATGCTATAAGAAAATTATAAAAATATCGTGATTATTTTTTAATAATCCATACCACATGCATATGCCCTTTCAATCAGCGCACGGTCATTGACCACTGCATCATAGAAGCGAAATCCGCCAGATAAATTATACGTTTCATAACCGTTTCCTTCCAGAATACGGCTCGCAATATAACTGCGCAGACCACTCTGGCATATCAGATACACAGGCTTTCCTTTCTCAATTTCACTAATTCGTTCTCTCAGTTCATCTACAGGTATGTTTTTGAATCCATCAATATGCCCCATGCTGAATTCACCTACAGTTCTCACATCTATCAACACCACATCTTTATCTTTAGAAATCTTGTCCATATCTTCCAGATGCCATTGTTTTAAGGTACCTTTTGCTATATTGTCTATCATGAATCCTGCCATATTTACAGGATCCTTGGCAGAGGAATAAGGCGGTGCATATGCGAGATCCAGATCTTTCAGCTGGGTTGCCTTCAGCCCTGCATGAATTGCTGTTGCCAGCACATCAATACGTTTATCAACTCCTTCATATCCAATAATCTGAGCGCCAAGCAAACGATAGGTCTCTTTTTCAAAAACCACCTTCATGGTCATCACTTTTCCACCAGGATAGTAACCGGCATGACTCATAGGAGAAAGAATTACTGTATCTACCTCTAATCCTGACTTTTTGGCATTTGTTTCATTGATACCTGTAGTGGCTGCTGTCATATCAAACACTTTTATAACGGAGCTTCCCTGACTGCCCAGGTAACGACTATCACCGCCACAAATATTATCAGCGATGATTCTGCCCTGTTTATTGGCTGGTCCTGCCAAAGAAATCAGCGCATCATTACCCGTAACATAATGTTTTACCTGAACTGCATCACCTGCAGCATAAATATCCGGTACTGAGGTTTCCATTCTGTCATTCACTACAATACTTTCCTTGATGCCAAGTTCCAGACCGGCTTCTTTTGCTAATACTGTGTCTGGTGTGACTCCGATTGCCAGAACTACCATATCAGCCTGAAGGGATGGATTATCTTTCAACAGAACCTCCACTCCGCTGTCTTTTCCTTTAAATCCTTCTACTGTATAGCCCAGTACCAGTTTTATCCCATGCTTTCTCATTTCATTATGGATCATGGATGCCATATCCGGGTCAAAAAGGTTCATCAGCTGCTTAGGCCGCTGGACAATCGTAACATCCATGCCAAGCTCCCTCAAATTTTCCGCCAGTTCCAGACCAATAAAACCGCCACCTGCCAATACAGCCGATTTTGGATGATTCTTATTTATATATTCCTTTATCCGAAAAGTGTCTTCTACAGTACGAAGTGTAAAAAGTTTATCAATACCTACTCCAGGAAGTCTCGGCTGTGTAGGCTTTGCACCTGGAGAGAGGATTAGCTTATCATAGTTTTCTTCAAATATTTCACCGTTTTCTAAATTCTTAACTGAAACAGTTTTACATTCGGGATGTATTGAGATAACTTCATGATGAATTTTCATGTTAATACGGAAGCGTTTAAAAAAACTCTCTGGTGTCTGTAGTGTAAGTTCTTCCGGATCTGTAATCACGTCTCCAATATAATATGGAAGCCCACAATTCGCATAGGATATGTATCCGGATCTTTCATACACAGTAATTTCTGCATGTTCATCCAGTCTGCGTATTCTTGCTGCGGCTGTCGCTCCTCCTGCTACACCTCCTACGATTATTACCTTCATCTTATTTTTCCACCTTTCCTGAGTAAGCTGCAATGCCACCAATATTATTTACTTTAGAATATCCCATTCGTTGCAACATCCCAGTTGCCTGACGGCTCCGGGAACCGGAATAACAGTATACAAACAGAGGGATATCCTTATTCTTCGCTACAGAAACAATATTGTCTAGTTGCTGCAACGGCACATTTTTACTTTCTGGTATATGTCCTTCCTGATATTCCTGCGGAGTACGGACATCCAGCAGAACTGCACCAGCAGTCCTTTTATATTCTTCTATGCCTTGATTAATATTCGACTGTTTAAAGAGATCAAAAAATCCCATTAGCACACCTCCCTAAAGCATTTCTAAAATCGCATTCTTAGGTCTCGCCCCTGAAACCTGCTGTACAATCTTCCCATTCTTCATAACCACTAAAGTCGGAATGCTCATAATACTGAACTTATTTGCCAGTTCAGGCTCTTCATCTACATTAATCTTTCCAACTTTAATATCCCTACGCTCATCTGCAATCTCCTCTACAATAGGTACTACCATACGGCAAGGCGCACACCAAGATGCCCAAAAATCTAAAAGAACGGTTTTATCGGAATTCAGTACTTCGTTCTCAAAATTATTTTTATTGATATTAATAGCAGACATTTTACAGTCCTCCTTATCTTTTTCTTTTTGTAGCTTTATTATAGTCTTAATTTCATTTGTTTTCCGTGATTACATCACCATACCACATTAAATTAACTTCTTGCCATACCATCTACACTTAATATAACACCTGTAATGTAACTCGCCTCATCTGAAGCAAGAAACACAAACGCATTGGCAATATCTTCTGGCTGTCCAAGACGACGCAATGGAATTCTTTCAATCATAGGTTCGATAACTTCCTTTGGCACAGCTTTCATCATATCAGTTTCTGTAATCCCAGGTGCAACAGCATTAACACGAATACCTTTAGGTCCTAGTTCTCTTGCTAATGATACAGTCAATCCGTTTACTGCAAACTTCGATGCCGGATAAGCAACCCCACTTGGCTGTCCCGAAATACTCACCATGGAAGAAGTTGAGAGAATGACCCCCTTGCCTCTTGCCACCATACATTCTGCTGCTACACGAGTAGTATTAAATACTCCTTTTACATTTAGGTCAATGACTTTATCAAAAGTCTCCTCTGTATAATCCATAAATGAGGTATTTTCTGAAATTCCTGCATTATTTACCAGTATGTCGACACATCCATATTTTTCAGTTGCCTCTTTAAAAGCCTTTCTGACAGACTCCATGCTTGCCAGATTTGGACTAATTCCATCAACTATTGCATTGGGATATTTTTCTTTTAATTTATCTACAGCAACATCTGCTGATTCCTGTGAACTTGCTGCCAACACAACTGAAGCACCTTCCTTCAAGAATTTATCAGCTGTAGCAAATCCTATACCACGACTGCCACCCGTAATGATTGCAACTTTATCTTTTAATCTCATTTAGACTACCTCCTTACTTAGTTTGTAGCTACATTATAAGCAAAAGGTAAATTATTTTCTGTGATATCATCACAAAATAATTGATTCATTCACTGCAAAATATAAGAACCACCTTTCTGCCTTGATCTTAGTGGTTCTTTGTGTCATATATGAAATTTCTGAGAGTCTTAATAAAGAGAAACACAAGATTAGTAGCGACGATCTCCTTGCTTTCTGCGATTATCTTCTCTAAACCTGCTACTTCTTCTGTCGAAGCAATATGAAGTCAAAAATCATCTATGCTGCATTTTGTTATTGTGGATAATATCGAGTAAATATCTTTACCGCTAAAATGATATAAAAATAGGAACTAAATATGATTTGATCAGCACTCTTTGGTCATGACTTTCCTGCATCAATTCTATCGCCATTCTTGCTTCTGCAACATTATGTTGCAGAAGCCTATTTGCTACCTGCTCAATTACATCTATTTCCCACATAGCAATTCCTCAACTACAACATTTTATTTCTTCGTCAAATATGTATCTTCTACGTAAGTCTCCGGTGTCGCCTCTTCAATTACGCCAGACTTTGGATCAAAGATATATTTCTTCTTCAATCTCTCATACAGTACAGATCCTACAGTTTCCATTACCTGTTTCATCATATCCGGATCGTCAAATAGCTTGCGGAAAAACTGGTCATTCTGCTCATATCTGTCTGCTGCCATATTCGGAAAATCCTTTTCAAACAACAACATAAAGGTTGCCCTGTCATTGTTCTTTGCGTAGCTCTGCCACTTCTCCTGATTGGCATAATCATTTTCCATCTGAACAAGTACTTTATTCATTTCTGTAAAATGGGTTCCATACTTTTCATTTATCTTATCAATAATTACTGTCAGCGGATCTTTCTTAGGCTCTCTATGACCGGAATCACCGGAGATAGGTGTATATCCGCCTTCTGTGCTTTCAAGCTCTATCGGACCTTCAAAGTCTTTTTCCAGCTTATAGTATTCAAGAAGAACTTTGTCATCAATATTTATCTTCTCTCCACCATGTCCTTTTGGAAGCATCGTGTATAAAAACTTTGAATAAATACTGAATCTGTGAATATCCTTGTCAAATAACCTGCATACCTGTGTAATATAGGCATACACACGATTAAAGCTTGCCAATGTAGACTTGAATATATCCTGTTTTTCGACTTCAAGCACTTCATATCTGTCTACTGCTGGTCTTAACTGTCCCTGAAGCTTTCCAAGATCACCAGCTGATTGATTCTCATTCTGATAGAAAATATCCGCAAATTTATCCACTTCTGATTTTTGATATACCCTGAAATCATCCAAAGTGTTCTTCATGTCATATACAACATTAGGATCTGTTTCCTCCAAGAGCACAGTTTCCTCATAGAATGGCTCGAAAGATGCTTTGATATCCTCTGCTGAATTGACAAAATCAAGCACAAAGGTATCTACTTTTCCTCTTGTAGTACGATTCAGTCTTGATAAAGTCTGTACTGCCTTTACACCAGACAATTTCTTATCCACAAACATGGTGTGAAGTAGTGGTTCATCAAAGCCTGTCTGATATTTTTCTGCAACAACAAGGATTCCATAATCATCTGCATGGAATGTTTCCGGCAAAGCCTTTTCTTTTATTGTCTTGCCTTCTTTATCCTTGTTCATTCCCTCTTCGGTAAACACATCATCGTTATCTTTCACTTCACCGGAAAAAGCGACTAACACTTCAAGGTCATTCAGTCCTTTTTCTTTTATCTGTCACTTAAATTCCTGCACATATCGTACTGCATGAAGTCTGGATGGTGTAACAACCATAGCCTTCGCTCTGCCACCTATCTTATGTCTTGTGACATTCATAAAATGTTCCAGCATAATGGCAGTCTTCTGAGAGATATTATGTGGATGCAGTGTCTCATAATTTATAATCGCCTTTGAACCAGCTGTTGTATCAAATTCCGGATTATCCTCAATAATCTTGGCAATCTTGTAATACATTTTGTAGGTCATATAATTCTGCAGGACATCCAATATGAAATGCTCCTCTATTGCCTGTCTCATAGAATAAATATGGAAAGGTCTGTAGATTCCCTCCGCATCCTTCTGACCAAACAGCTGTAGTGTCTTTCCCTTTGGAGTTGCCGTAAATGCAAAGAATGATAAGTTCTTATGCATACCCTGTGCTGCCAATTCATCTAAGAGCTTATCCTCATCATCCTTGCGGTTTCTCTCGTCTTCATCTTCCATCTCGGCATACTCTTTCAGAATTTCTTCTGTATCAGCTAACGCTCTTTTTAACTTTTTCGCTGCATCTCCAGTCTGCGAAGAATGAGCCTCATCAATA carries:
- a CDS encoding predicted DNA-binding proteins, with protein sequence MPRPVKCRKVCHFPNVLEFLPADDTEKKTPIVLTVDEYETIRLLDKKGYSQEQCAESMQIARTTVQRIYEIARKKIADALIDGYPLRIEGGDFRICDGQSSNCSFGGCYKQEIYKKYAEEKGEGIMRIAVTYENGQIFQHFGHTETFKIYDVEEGKVVHSEVVDTNGSGHGALAGVLNALNADVLICGGIGGGAQTALAAAGIKLFGGVSGDADKAVEAFINETLEYNPDVKCSHHEHNHGEGHTCGEHGCGSHSGH
- a CDS encoding transcriptional regulator, Crp/Fnr family, whose product is MSFENYFPLWNDLNTAQKKLISDNLITQHVKKGTVIHNGNMDCTGLLLVKSGQLRTYILSDEGREITLYRLFDMDMCLLSASCIIHSIQFEVTIEAEKDTDLWIIPAEIYKGIMKDSAPVANYTNELMATRFSDVMWLIEQIMWKSLDKRVATFLLEESSIEGTNELKITHETIANHLGSHREVITRMLRYFQGEGLVKLSRGKITILEPKRLETLQRS
- a CDS encoding pyridine nucleotide-disulfide oxidoreductase encodes the protein MKVIIVGGVAGGATAAARIRRLDEHAEITVYERSGYISYANCGLPYYIGDVITDPEELTLQTPESFFKRFRINMKIHHEVISIHPECKTVSVKNLENGEIFEENYDKLILSPGAKPTQPRLPGVGIDKLFTLRTVEDTFRIKEYINKNHPKSAVLAGGGFIGLELAENLRELGMDVTIVQRPKQLMNLFDPDMASMIHNEMRKHGIKLVLGYTVEGFKGKDSGVEVLLKDNPSLQADMVVLAIGVTPDTVLAKEAGLELGIKESIVVNDRMETSVPDIYAAGDAVQVKHYVTGNDALISLAGPANKQGRIIADNICGGDSRYLGSQGSSVIKVFDMTAATTGINETNAKKSGLEVDTVILSPMSHAGYYPGGKVMTMKVVFEKETYRLLGAQIIGYEGVDKRIDVLATAIHAGLKATQLKDLDLAYAPPYSSAKDPVNMAGFMIDNIAKGTLKQWHLEDMDKISKDKDVVLIDVRTVGEFSMGHIDGFKNIPVDELRERISEIEKGKPVYLICQSGLRSYIASRILEGNGYETYNLSGGFRFYDAVVNDRALIERAYACGMDY
- a CDS encoding thioredoxin, which gives rise to MSAININKNNFENEVLNSDKTVLLDFWASWCAPCRMVVPIVEEIADERRDIKVGKINVDEEPELANKFSIMSIPTLVVMKNGKIVQQVSGARPKNAILEML
- a CDS encoding 3-oxoacyl-[acyl-carrier protein] reductase, which gives rise to MRLKDKVAIITGGSRGIGFATADKFLKEGASVVLAASSQESADVAVDKLKEKYPNAIVDGISPNLASMESVRKAFKEATEKYGCVDILVNNAGISENTSFMDYTEETFDKVIDLNVKGVFNTTRVAAECMVARGKGVILSTSSMVSISGQPSGVAYPASKFAVNGLTVSLARELGPKGIRVNAVAPGITETDMMKAVPKEVIEPMIERIPLRRLGQPEDIANAFVFLASDEASYITGVILSVDGMARS
- a CDS encoding type I restriction-modification system, restriction subunit R — its product is MLVAFSGEVKDNDDVFTEEGMNKDKEGKTIKEKALPETFHADDYGILVVAEKYQTGFDEPLLHTMFVDKKLSGVKAVQTLSRLNRTTRGKVDTFVLDFVNSAEDIKASFEPFYEETVLLEETDPNVVYDMKNTLDDFRVYQKSEVDKFADIFYQNENQSAGDLGKLQGQLRPAVDRYEVLEVEKQDIFKSTLASFNRVYAYITQVCRLFDKDIHRFSIYSKFLYTMLPKGHGGEKINIDDKVLLEYYKLEKDFEGPIELESTEGGYTPISGDSGHREPKKDPLTVIIDKINEKYGTHFTEMNKVLVQMENDYANQEKWQSYAKNNDRATFMLLFEKDFPNMAADRYEQNDQFFRKLFDDPDMMKQVMETVGSVLYERLKKKYIFDPKSGVIEEATPETYVEDTYLTKK
- a CDS encoding rhodanese-like domain protein, which produces MGFFDLFKQSNINQGIEEYKRTAGAVLLDVRTPQEYQEGHIPESKNVPLQQLDNIVSVAKNKDIPLFVYCYSGSRSRQATGMLQRMGYSKVNNIGGIAAYSGKVEK